Genomic window (Xylanimonas protaetiae):
CCCGGCGTGCGTGCCCAGCACCGCGCTCACGGGCGTGACGACCGGGGTCACGTTGAGCACCTCGGCCAGCCTGCCCGCGGCGGCCGCCGCGCGCTCCGGCGCCCCGAGGTGGTGCACGGCGACGCCGGGCCGCTCCATCGTCGCGGCGTGCGCCACCGCGAGCGCGAGCATCCGGTCGAGCGCCGCCGCCCGCGTCCGCACGCGCTGCACCAGGGTCACCTGCCCGTCGACGATCTCGAGGATGGGCCGCACCCCGAGCGCCGCGCCGAGCGCGGCCGCCCCCGCCGACAGCCGCCCGCCGCGGCGCAGGTGGTCGAGCGAGTCGACGAGGAACAGGCAGCGGCTCGACGCCGCGACCTCGCGGGCGCGCGCGGCCACGTGGACGGCGTCCGCCCCGGCCTGCGCGCACGACGACGCCGCCAGCGCCGCGAAGCCCAGGGCCATCGCGGCCGTGCGCGAGTCGACGGCCCGCACGGGCACCATGGCCCGCTGCCCGGCGTGCGCCGCGGCGGTGACCGTGCCCGAGACGTCGCCCGACAGGTGCACCGACACGATCGCGCGCGCGCCCTCGGCGGCCAGGCCGCGGTAGACGTCCGCGAAGTCCTCCGGCGCGGGCTGCGACGTCGTCAGCCGCTGCCCGGCCCCGATGCGGCGGGCCACCTCCGCCGGCGTGATGTCGACGCCCTCGCGCCGCGTCCCGTCCGGGGTCAGCACCTGCAGCGGCACGACGACGGGACCGCCGTCGGCGGCGCCCGCCTCGGGCAGGCACGCCGTCGAGTCGGTGACGACACGCACCGCGGGGCGCGCGGCGTCCGCCGGGGTGACGGGCCTGGGCCGGGGGCGGGGCTTCGGGATGGTGAGGCGCATGGCACCGCCACCCTAGCCGCCGCGCCACGGGCCCTCCGCCTGGTGCGGCGCGTGCCGGCCCGCGCTAGGTTGCCGCCATGTCTGCGACCTCCCCCACGCCCGCCGAGCTCGCCGCCCTCCGCGCCGCCGCCGCGCAGGCCGCGGCCGAGGCGGCGGAGGCCAAGGCAGCAGCGGCCCAGGCCGCGCTCGACGCCGCGGAGGCGGCCGCGGCGCCGGCGCCCGCGTCGACCCCGCCCCTCGACGCGGCGGCGCCTCCCGCGCCCGCCACCGGCTACGCCGCCGAGGTGGCCGCCGCCTACGCCTACGGCGGCGGCACGCTCCCTCTCGGCGCGCTCCTCGAGGGCGAGCCGGGCGCCACCCCGGCCCCCAACCCCGCCGCCCAGGTCGGGTTCGCGCTGCGGATGCTCAACCGCCACGGGCTCGTCGCGGGCGCGACCGGCACGGGCAAGACCAAGACGCTCCAGGGCATGGCCGAGGGCCTCTCGCTCGCGGGCGTCCCGGTGTTCCTCGCGGACGTCAAGGGCGACCTGTCGGGCCTCGCCGTGCCGGGCGCGACGAACGACGCGATCGTCGCCCGCGCGGCGAGCATCGGCCAGGCGTGGTCGTCCACGCAGTACCCGGTCGAGTTCTACTCGCTGGGCGGCCTGGGCAAGGGCGTCCCGGTCCGCACCACGGTCACCGACTTCGGCCCGCTGCTGCTGAGCAAGGTGCTGGGCCTCAACGAGACGCA
Coding sequences:
- a CDS encoding DegV family protein — its product is MRLTIPKPRPRPRPVTPADAARPAVRVVTDSTACLPEAGAADGGPVVVPLQVLTPDGTRREGVDITPAEVARRIGAGQRLTTSQPAPEDFADVYRGLAAEGARAIVSVHLSGDVSGTVTAAAHAGQRAMVPVRAVDSRTAAMALGFAALAASSCAQAGADAVHVAARAREVAASSRCLFLVDSLDHLRRGGRLSAGAAALGAALGVRPILEIVDGQVTLVQRVRTRAAALDRMLALAVAHAATMERPGVAVHHLGAPERAAAAAGRLAEVLNVTPVVTPVSAVLGTHAGPGALAVVVAELGRHEH